A stretch of the Xylocopa sonorina isolate GNS202 chromosome 12, iyXylSono1_principal, whole genome shotgun sequence genome encodes the following:
- the Cmtr1 gene encoding cap methyltransferase 1, whose protein sequence is MEEYSNFGTNMNNSDESDCEDENVSNQDIDESIGEKEAYPSFFNNCSSNEKSSKKRSHSSLTEDEDLNDIDYNDYCSDNAKFKSHNMYQELSCEQDSADEGNSQSLQNGSIEDPSNCSDKIVESRAKRAKYEEPYRSNQRQKGHRTRTKTDEGANNEEKGYNARERLSKQEPKAASDSQSKIQRMMRNMGYQEGHGLGKNEQGRLEPVQAPKQHGRRGFGHHVPGLEASSLKWNPEEEEIKVQENMEWIRNPHANLPKLDEMKHWLQKGPKKMTIDDETLFCHEDIVSNIISAKTVFDNLDDLEMRRARTRCNPYEMIRGAFFLNRAAVKMANIDKVCNFMFTKPEKMDNNELLYFADVCAGPGGFSEYVLWRKKWHAKGFGLTLKNSNDFKLSDFYAGPCETFHPYYGPKNDGDVFDPSNQDGFKELIMEHTHNRGVHFMMSDGGFSVEEQRNLQEILSKQLYLCQCLIALMIVRVKGHFVTKLFDLFTPFSAGLVYLMYRCFEEICIFKPNTSRPANSERYLICKSKRANTEDVVRYLKYVNHILLKNDPNNDVLQLVPLEELEREKQFVQYLRESNDYLGRKQIIGLRKIAAFCEDTKLVETKQADMRRECLQYWELPDETRTAPRHMKPKEKLNQLFSNSIPPFLTCPPTVLTLENIKSKLFPSLYDWFCMPCGTRLDKDEENRNATFYMGMGRSNVYRYVKDTWKRVEDINIELPPDTLVYAEVVYEMIRESKSMQKVLALHILDAYMLGTEDISKRYLRDRHELTRKFCEALWKPVGSSYARIRAKELLPVNSNLPEKLKVTQRKMKNGDYAMVHELSEATLDCTNTNNDKPYFIQKSVIFLKSIAYPWNRFLSKTHSITYVFNCKNKQNSYDTDRPSSAEANFDESFSGRIIWNWPGDESLTMDIFSRLVEEKEECPPYKLKFKY, encoded by the exons ATGGAAGAATATAGCAACTTTGGCACAAATATGAATA ATTCAGATGAAAGTGATTGTGAAGACGAGAATGTGAGTAATCAAGATATCGATGAAAGCATTGGAGAGAAAGAAGCTTATCCATCATTTTTTAATAACTGTTCGAGCAATGAAAAGTCTAGTAAGAAGAGGAGTCACTCTTCTTTAACGGAAGACGAAGATTTAAATGACATTGATTACAATGATTATTGTAGTGACAATGCAAAATTTAAATCTCATAACATGTACCAAGAGTTGTCTTGCGAACAAGATTCAGCCGACGAAGGTAATAGTCAAAGCCTGCAGAATGGTTCTATAGAAGACCCATCAAATTGTAGTGACAAAATAGTAGAAAGTAGAGCAAAAAGGGCTAAGTATGAGGAGCCTTATCGATCCAATCAACGACAGAAGGGTCATAGAACAAGAACTAAGACCGATGAAGGTGCTAACAATGAAGAAAAAGGTTACAATGCAAGAGAACGTTTGAGTAAGCAAGAACCAAAGGCTGCTTCTGACAGCCAGAGTAAAATTCAGCGTATGATGCGAAACATGGGATATCAAGAAGGTCACGGTCTTGGAAAAAATGAGCAAGGGCGTCTGGAGCCAGTGCAAGCACCAAAGCAACATGGGCGCAGAGGTTTTGGACATCACGTCCCAGGACTCGAAGCTTCGAGTTTGAAATGGAATCctgaagaagaagaaataaaaGTTCAAGAGAATATGGAGTGGATAAGAAACCCACATGCTAACTTGCCAAAGCTGGATGAAATGAAGCATTGGCTACAAAAGGGACCCAAGAAAATGACTATAGACGATGAAACTCTATTTTGTCACGAAGATATTGTTAGTAATATCATTAGCGCGAAAACAGTATTTGATAATTTGGATGATCTCGAAATGCGACGTGCGAGAACACGTTGCAATCCCTATGAGATGATTCGCGGTGCATTCTTTTTAAATCGTGCTGCTGTTAAAATGGCAAACATTGACAAAGTTTGTAACTTCATGTTTACAAAACCAGAGAAAATGGATAACAATGAGCTGCTATACTTTGCAGACGTATGCGCTGGTCCGGGTGGTTTCAGCGAATACGttttatggagaaaaaaatggcATGCCAAAGGGTTTGGTCTCACATTGAAAAATTCAAATGACTTTAAATTATCCGATTTTTATGCTGGACCTTGCGAAACGTTTCATCCGTATTACGGACCAAAGAATGACGGTGATGTTTTCGACCCTAGCAATCAAGATGGTTTCAAAGAGCTCATAATGGAACATACTCACAACAGAGGAGTACATTTTATGATGTCTGACGGAGGGTTTTCAGTAGAGGAACAAAGGAATCTACAAGAGATTTTATCAAAACAGTTGTATCTCTGTCAGTGCTTGATAGCTTTAATGATCGTAAGAGTGAAAGGTCATTTTGTCACAAAACTGTTCGACCTTTTCACACCCTTCAGTGCTGGTCTAGTTTACCTAATGTATCGCTGTTTCGAGGAAATATGTATCTTTAAACCAAACACCTCTAGACCGGCGAACTCAGAACGTTATTTGATATGTAAAAGTAAACGAGCCAATACGGAAGATGTTGTACGATACCTTAAGTATGTTAATCACATCCTTCTAAAAAATGATCCGAACAATGATGTTTTGCAATTAGTACCATTGGAAGAGTTAGAAAGGGAGAAGCAATTTGTTCAATATTTGCGCGAGTCAAATGACTATTTAGGAAGAAAGCAAATAATAGGTCTACGTAAAATAGCTGCATTTTGCGAGGATACTAAACTTGTTGAAACAAAACAAGCGGATATGCGCAGAGAATGCTTACAGTATTGGGAACTGCCTGACGAAACTAGGACAGCACCAAGGCACATGAAACCTAAAGAGAAGTTAAATCAGCTCTTCAGCAATTCTATACCACCATTCCTTACTTGTCCACCGACAGTATTGACTCTGGAAAATATTAAGAGTAAGCTGTTCCCTTCGCTGTACGATTGGTTTTGCATGCCATGTGGTACCAGGCTTGATAAGGACGAGGAAAATAGAAACGCCACATTCTATATGGGAATGGGAAGAAGTAACGTATACCGTTACGTAAAAGACACATGGAAGCGAGTGGAGGATATTAACATAGAATTACCACCAGATACACTTGTGTATGCTGAAGTTGTTTATGAAATGATAAGGGAAAGTAAAAGCATGCAAAAAGTACTTGCTTTACATATATTAGATGCTTACATGTTAGGAACAGAGGATATTAGCAAAAGATATCTAAGAGACAg GCACGAACTTACGAGaaagttttgcgaagcattgtgGAAACCAGTGGGTAGTTCATATGCTCGTATACGTGCCAAAGAATTACTACCCGTAAATTCGAATTTACCTGAAAAATTGAAAGTAACGCAGCGTAAAATGAAAAATGGGGACTACGCGATGGTACACGAACTTTCCGAAGCAACATTGGATTGTACTAATACTAATAACGATAAACCATACTTtatacaaaagagtgtaattttcttaaaaagtaTCGCGTATCCTTGGAATCGATTTTTGAGCAAAACACATTCCATTACGTATGTTTTCAATTGCAAAAATAAACAAAATAGTTATGATACCGACAGACCATCGTCCGCAGAAGCAAATTTCGACGAATCTTTTAGCGGGCGTATTATTTGGAATTGGCCTGGCGACGAGTCGCTTACGATGGACATTTTTTCGAGGCTTGTCGAAGAAAAGGAAGAATGTCCTCCGTACAAGTTAAAATTCAAATATTAA
- the LOC143429980 gene encoding nudC domain-containing protein 1 — protein sequence MTKIVELRPDKNLTNLKFEKYQFCADDIPIDTDLDLKTGVRRLELTTNRDSLLETRLFALHNHLFKNPYDASCWFIDENWVVWCVKKSGVLEQIHVIHNSNENVQSLLYNPSIGFTSNHIVAISDGGDCLKLLTTDAQGHIKPFTLNGTEPGIILDVQYVATTYTIMIIMCDIKSTGEKKFTRLLLLSYAWKDVGGTNESFELMNKEVLRVNGAVEYVYIEECGKYLHSISQDYLTFESAKEKEPIDDNRDSKKTGEINIPKYCWSQDEDSITVWLTIDKEHHDKVKVNVKSLELSVTVDNNVLIQGQCEHKLDEGLTTWKYEQDTFKLELYKYESGLMWSELIKGDTGGKCLPNETLAAEIHSRLAHLCTDQADNKQEGQPCLGFNAEQLEECDLEGKDNLLQRIDLVTQKNTHLAMLGASNHVLFTYKTQSGQAICLRHDNDGCLWITGRVDDAKWNMEHYYTFPGFGYVEASKSNKKFCVSPTDGSYVAILEHTRYIFLYKRPEPNVQIGKQWIVDLGTESCPIMGAVAINKYLIVLTKNKLYRLNICFQD from the exons ATGACGAAAATTGTTGAGTTACGTCCTGATAAAAATTTAACAAacttaaaattcgaaaaatatcAATTCTGTGCTGATGATATCCCAATAGATACAGATTTAGATTTAAAAACAG GTGTACGCAGATTAGAACTGACAACGAACCGGGACTCCCTTTTAGAAACCAGATTGTTTGCACTCCATAATCATTTATTTAAAAATCCATATGACGCGTCGTGTTGGTTTATTGATGAAAACTGGGTTGTCTGGTGTGTTAAGAAAAGTGGTGTTTTAGAACAAATACATGTAATTcataattcaaatgaaaatgTACAAAGTTTGTTATATAATCCATCGATTGGATTTACCAGTAATCATATTGTTGCAATTTCTGATGGCGGAGACTGTTTAAAATTATTGACGACAGATGCTCAAGGGCATATAAAACCTTTTACATTAAATGGTACAGAACCTGGAATTATATTAGATGTACAGTATGTAGCTACTACGTATACTATTATGATAATAATGTGCGATATTAAAAGTACTGGAGAGAAGAAGTTTACAAGACTTTTATTGCTAAGTTATGCTTGGAAAGATGTAGGAGGTACAAATGAATCATTCGAACTAATGAATAAAGAAGTATTAAGAGTCAATGGTGCTGTTGAATATGTATATATTGAAGAATGTGGTAAATATTTGCACTCCATCTCTCAAGATTACCTAACTTTTGAATCTGCAAAAGAAAAGGAACCTATTGATGACAATAGAGATTCAAAGAAAACTGGAGAAATAAATATTCCGAAATATTGCTGGTCTCAAGACGAAGATTCAATAACAGTCTGGCTTACAATAGATAAAGAACATCACGATAAagttaaagtgaatgtaaagtcATTGGAATTGTCAGTAACTGTGGATAACAATGTATTAATACAAGGACAGTGTGAACACAAATTAGATGAAGGCTTAACAACATGGAAATATGAACAGGACACATTCAAACTTGAATTGTATAAGTATGAAAGTGGTTTAATGTGGAGTGAATTAATCAAGGGTGATACTGGCGGTAAATGTTTACCTAATGAAACTTTAGCTGCTGAAATACATTCTAG GTTGGCACACTTATGTACAGATCAGGCAGATAATAAGCAAGAAGGACAACCTTGCTTAGGATTCAATGCTGAACAGCTTGAAGAATGTGATCTTGAAGGAAAGGACAACCTCTTACAAAGAATTGATCTTGTAACACAAAAAAATACTCATTTAGCTATGCTTGGCGCAAGTAATCATGTATTATTTACATACAAAACACAATCTGGACAAGCGATATGCTTAAGACATGATAACGATGGCTGCTTATGGATAACTGGCCGAGTAGATGACGCTAAATGGAACATGGAACATTATTATACTTTTCCCGGCTTCGGTTACGTTGAAGCGAGTAAAAGTAATAAGAAATTTTGTGTTTCTCCTACTG ATGGTTCGTACGTAGCTATACTTGAGCACACAAGATACATATTTCTTTACAAAAGGCCAGAACCGAATGTTCAAATTGGAAAACAATGGATTGTAGATTTAGGTACAGAATCTTGCCCTATTATGGGTGCAGTTGCAATAAATAAGTATTTAATTGTTTTGACCAAAAACAAATTATATCGATTAAACATTTGCTTTCAAGATTAA